A region of the Candidatus Paceibacterota bacterium genome:
AGCGTCGTACGTCATATGACCTCGCAATGATCAAGGAAGTAGGATATTGCTCAGGTATTGAAAACTACTCACGGCACTTCTCGGGAAAAATGGCAGGTGAACCGCCTGACACATTACTTTCATATTTCCCAAAGGATAAGGATGGTAATCCTGATTGGTTACTAATTATCGATGAATCCCACGTAACAATTCCACAGATCCAAGGAATGTATGCAGGAGATCAGTCTCGAAAAAATACTCTTATCGAGCACGGCTTTAGACTTCCATCTGCGAGAGACAACCGACCACTCAAGTTTGCAGAGTTTGAAGAGCGTATGCCACAGGCGGTGTACACATCAGCTACACCAGGCCCTTATGAGAAAACTCATAGTACTCAGGTTGCGGAGCAAGTTATTCGACCTACTGGACTTATCGATCCTCAGTTGGTCATCAAACCGGTTGTTCAAAATGGAGACTATCCAGGACAAGTTAAAGATTTTATTGAAGAAGCAGAGAAGACAATTAAAAAAGGTGACCGTGTCATTGCGACAACCCTTACAAAAAAGATGGCTGAAGACTTGGCCGAATACTTAAAAGAAAAGAAAATCAAGTCAGAATATTTACATAGTGACATTAAAACAATTGAGCGCATTCAGATCTTGAGTAAATTTCGAAAAGGGGAGTTTGATTGTATTGTTGGAGTTAACTTACTTAGAGAAGGATTGGATCTTCCTGAAGTATCACTCATTGGAATTTTGGATGCTGACAAAGAAGGATTCCTCCGATCAGAGACGTCACTTATCCAAACAATTGGTCGTGCCGCACGAAACGTTGATGGTCGGGTAATCCTCTACGCTGATCATATGACTGGATCACTTGATCGTGCTATTGCAGAAACCAATCGTCGTCGCGAAATACAACTTGCGTACAACAAAGAGCATGGTATCACTCCCAAAACCATTAAAAAGAAGATTTCTGACATTACAGAGCACCTTGCTTCAGCACATGATAAGACTGTGTCTCAACTATTGAAGTTTGATGAGAAGCGTTTTAGTAGCGACCCTGAAAAACTCATAAAAGAGAAGACTTCTCAAATGAATGATGCCGTGAAGATGCTTGATTTCGAGACGGCAGCTATCCTTCGAGATGAGATTTACGCCCTAGAAACAAGGCTATACGGGGGAAAAGAGGCTAAAAAGAAGCGTGAAACAAAGGCAAAGGAAGCTTCCGATATCCACAATAAGGATGAGGATATTGACAACTAGGTAAATTAGGGTTACATTCAGGTCGGAAGTACGACGTTCGTACCTCATTTTTCATCGGCTTTGCAAGGAGATCCTATGCTAGTGCTCACACGCAAGGTCGGTGAGGTGATTGTGGTTGGTGATGATGTCAACATAGAAGTTTTGGAGATTATAGGCGACAAGGTTCGCATACAAATCTCAGGACACATCTCGAAAGAGATGAAGTTGGGAATCGATGAGGTCTACTCCATCGATTGTTTCCAGATAATGCTTGTTGACATTCGTGGTGACGAAAAAGTTCGGTTAGGCATCACTGCCCCGATAACCGTTGCCATCCATCGTCTTGAGGTGTACATGCGGATAAAACGAGAGAATAAGGGTAAGAAATTACCACCTGATCCAATAGATCCGCCCCCAACATGTTTGTGTGCGTAATGAATAGGCGTCTGGAGGGGCGCCACCCATGGCTTCAAGAGTTGTAGTACACACTTGAGGCCATTTTTTATACCCAAAACACGTAGATGTATTTTGATTATTTGCTCATTTTTTGATATACTGTACGGACGTTCACTAAATCTCTCATGGCACAAAAAACAGAATTTGTTCACCAATATGGCAAACCTGAAGATCGCGACAAGATTGTTGTTAAAGGTGCCCGTACTCATAACTTAAAAAACGTAACAGTTGAGATGCCCCGAAACAAAATGGTGGTATTTACTGGTCTTTCTGGATCTGGTAAGTCATCTTTGGCATTCGATACTATCTTTGCTGAAGGTCAGCGCCGTTACG
Encoded here:
- the uvrB gene encoding excinuclease ABC subunit UvrB produces the protein MKFNLKSQFKPGGDQPQAIKKLVSGLRNGDKHQTLLGVTGSGKTFTAANIIQEMQKPTLVIAHNKTLAAQLAQEYREFFPDNAVHYFVSYYDYYQPEAYMPVTDTYIEKEAQINEEIERLRHASTQSLLTRRDTIVVASVSCIYGLGSPENYERVNMRVEKGMKVTRADFIRRLIDIHYERTPADLSSGMFRAIGSFVEVMPVSETEIYRIELVDDVIQTIEILDSITREKKGTPDAFFIFPAKHFITGEEDRERAIRTIKAELDERLKEYAGMEGKLLEAERIKRRTSYDLAMIKEVGYCSGIENYSRHFSGKMAGEPPDTLLSYFPKDKDGNPDWLLIIDESHVTIPQIQGMYAGDQSRKNTLIEHGFRLPSARDNRPLKFAEFEERMPQAVYTSATPGPYEKTHSTQVAEQVIRPTGLIDPQLVIKPVVQNGDYPGQVKDFIEEAEKTIKKGDRVIATTLTKKMAEDLAEYLKEKKIKSEYLHSDIKTIERIQILSKFRKGEFDCIVGVNLLREGLDLPEVSLIGILDADKEGFLRSETSLIQTIGRAARNVDGRVILYADHMTGSLDRAIAETNRRREIQLAYNKEHGITPKTIKKKISDITEHLASAHDKTVSQLLKFDEKRFSSDPEKLIKEKTSQMNDAVKMLDFETAAILRDEIYALETRLYGGKEAKKKRETKAKEASDIHNKDEDIDN
- a CDS encoding carbon storage regulator; translated protein: MLVLTRKVGEVIVVGDDVNIEVLEIIGDKVRIQISGHISKEMKLGIDEVYSIDCFQIMLVDIRGDEKVRLGITAPITVAIHRLEVYMRIKRENKGKKLPPDPIDPPPTCLCA